One segment of Acidobacteriota bacterium DNA contains the following:
- a CDS encoding Gfo/Idh/MocA family oxidoreductase, with protein sequence MAHQFSRRDTLRTLGAVVGGTFFPWAAGARNEHGERLFAPDSARSFEPARPVTAVTLGAGARGNTYGDYATAYPAELRIVGVAEPIPVRQERYARKHGIPAGARFVTWEHVFDRPKFADAVIISTPDDLHYGPCMAALRLGYDVLLEKPISPSERECRDILALAREAGRIVAVCHVLRYAPYFIRMRELMQSGAIGQVVSVQHFEPIEHTHMAHSFVRGNWHDSRATTPIILAKSCHDLDILRWMIGRDSRRIQAFGDVAWFRAEHAPAGSTARCTDGCAVEAECPYSALRIYHRRRQRLHVFDLPEDETAWDAAILAALRTTNYGRCVYRMENDQCDHYVTNVLFEGGVTASFSMEAFTPWGGRRTRVMGGLGYIEGDMRRMEVYDFRTGERTVLESDALDVDRYAGDGHGGGDWRLVANWVEAVSRQDPSVLSSTIDVSIESHLMAFAAEKSRHAHSVEPVRV encoded by the coding sequence ATGGCGCACCAGTTCTCGCGTCGCGACACGCTCAGGACGCTCGGGGCCGTCGTCGGGGGCACGTTCTTCCCCTGGGCGGCCGGCGCGCGGAACGAGCACGGCGAACGCCTGTTCGCCCCGGACTCCGCGCGGTCGTTCGAGCCGGCGCGCCCGGTCACGGCGGTCACGCTGGGCGCCGGCGCCCGCGGCAACACGTACGGCGACTACGCGACCGCCTACCCCGCCGAGCTCCGCATCGTTGGCGTGGCCGAGCCGATTCCGGTCCGCCAGGAGCGCTACGCGCGGAAGCACGGTATCCCCGCCGGCGCGCGGTTCGTGACCTGGGAGCACGTCTTCGATCGCCCGAAGTTCGCCGACGCGGTCATCATCAGCACGCCGGACGACCTGCACTACGGACCGTGCATGGCGGCGCTGCGGCTCGGCTACGACGTGCTGCTCGAGAAGCCGATCTCGCCGTCGGAGCGGGAGTGCCGCGACATCCTGGCGCTGGCCCGCGAGGCGGGCCGGATCGTCGCGGTCTGCCACGTGCTGCGATACGCGCCCTACTTCATCAGGATGCGCGAGCTGATGCAGTCGGGGGCGATCGGCCAGGTCGTGAGCGTGCAGCACTTCGAGCCGATCGAGCACACGCACATGGCGCACTCCTTCGTGCGCGGGAACTGGCACGACAGCCGCGCGACGACGCCGATCATCCTCGCCAAGTCCTGCCACGACCTCGACATCCTGCGCTGGATGATCGGCCGCGACAGCCGGCGCATCCAGGCCTTCGGCGACGTCGCCTGGTTCCGGGCCGAGCACGCGCCGGCGGGCAGCACGGCCCGCTGTACCGACGGGTGCGCGGTGGAGGCGGAGTGTCCCTACTCTGCTCTCCGCATCTACCATCGGCGGCGCCAGCGTCTGCACGTGTTCGATCTCCCGGAAGACGAGACGGCGTGGGACGCGGCCATCCTCGCGGCCCTGCGCACAACCAACTACGGTCGATGCGTCTACCGGATGGAGAACGACCAGTGCGACCACTACGTGACCAACGTCCTCTTCGAGGGAGGCGTCACGGCGAGCTTCAGCATGGAGGCCTTCACGCCGTGGGGAGGCCGCCGGACGCGCGTGATGGGCGGCCTGGGGTACATCGAGGGCGACATGCGTCGCATGGAGGTCTACGACTTCCGCACCGGCGAGCGCACCGTGCTCGAGAGTGACGCACTCGACGTCGATCGCTACGCCGGCGACGGCCACGGTGGCGGCGACTGGCGCCTCGTGGCGAACTGGGTCGAGGCCGTCTCGCGGCAGGATCCATCGGTGCTGAGCTCGACGATCGACGTGTCGATCGAGAGTCACCTGATGGCGTTCGCCGCCGAGAAGAGCCGGCACGCGCACTCGGTCGAGCCCGTGCGGGTGTGA
- the xerD gene encoding site-specific tyrosine recombinase XerD: protein MTEPDDPPAGVDRSAPLVDAYLDHLRVVRRLSVNSLEGYARDLARLGRFAAGLGRPIARLDRADLEAFVRDLMGEGYSPRSVARAVASTRGLYRFLVVARHVDTSPADDLRPPRAWPALPKALSLDEVDRLIEAPDTATPKGLRDRALVEVLYATGLRVSELVALKVGDVNLEAGFLTCMGKGRKQRMVPLGDQAARWTRRYISEARPHLLARRPSARLFVNARGGGVLTRVGFWKILKGYGRAVGIERELTPHVLRHSFATHLLDRGADLRAIQMMLGHANISTTQIYTHVLEARLKSVYDRFHPRP from the coding sequence ATGACCGAGCCCGACGATCCGCCTGCCGGCGTCGACCGGAGCGCCCCGCTGGTCGACGCGTACCTCGACCACCTGCGCGTGGTCCGGCGCCTGTCGGTGAACAGTCTCGAAGGGTACGCCCGCGACCTCGCGCGGCTCGGCCGGTTCGCCGCGGGCCTCGGCCGGCCGATCGCCCGGCTCGACCGGGCCGATCTCGAAGCATTCGTGCGCGACCTGATGGGCGAAGGCTACTCGCCACGTTCGGTGGCACGGGCGGTGGCGTCGACGCGCGGCCTGTACCGGTTCCTCGTGGTCGCGCGCCACGTCGACACCAGCCCGGCCGACGACCTGCGCCCGCCGCGGGCCTGGCCGGCCCTGCCGAAGGCCCTGTCACTCGACGAAGTCGACCGGCTGATCGAGGCGCCCGACACGGCGACGCCGAAGGGCCTTCGCGACCGGGCGCTCGTCGAGGTGCTCTACGCGACGGGTCTGCGGGTGTCGGAGCTCGTGGCCCTGAAGGTCGGCGACGTGAACCTCGAGGCGGGCTTCCTTACCTGCATGGGCAAGGGCCGAAAGCAGCGCATGGTGCCGCTCGGCGACCAGGCCGCGCGGTGGACGCGCCGCTACATCAGCGAGGCCCGGCCGCACCTGCTCGCGCGCCGCCCCTCGGCGCGGCTCTTCGTCAACGCGCGCGGCGGCGGCGTGCTGACGCGAGTCGGCTTCTGGAAGATCCTCAAGGGCTACGGTCGAGCGGTCGGCATCGAGCGCGAACTCACCCCGCACGTGCTGCGGCACTCGTTCGCCACGCACCTGCTCGATCGTGGAGCCGACCTGCGCGCGATCCAGATGATGCTCGGGCACGCCAACATCTCGACGACGCAGATCTACACGCACGTGCTCGAGGCGCGGCTCAAGAGCGTCTACGACCGCTTCCACCCGCGGCCGTAG
- a CDS encoding TldD/PmbA family protein, whose amino-acid sequence MSYSREQVKAITDKVLDMAKADAVEVDFSGGERAATRYANSSITANLIENDQQVSITVYHGQKTATTITHQFDDASLKTAIAQAQELAKRKPDNPEVMPLVKPPQDYAPVEATLDNAVNFGPRERAEMVKKSIEICEKKGVLGAGYIPKMHWTEATANSEGLFAYYRYADASFILTCRTPDGTGSGWAGITGMKDVSQIDAARLTEIASDKALTSQKPRAIEPGRYTVILEPRAAARFLSLATGQAFNARAAEEGRSFMSGKDRGQTRLGEQVFGENVTLRSVVNHPVLRQTPVGQDGLAARDVTWIEKGVVRNLYYDRFWAMKQSKTPTATPPGLSLVMEGGTASLEEMIKNTRRGLLVTFFWYIRPVEMMTLLYTGMTRDGLFLIENGEIAGPVQNFRWNMSPAVGLNNITMLGRPEPMHMGEAYDQPGTAMIPAMRMDDFTMTSISPAV is encoded by the coding sequence ATGAGCTACTCGCGCGAGCAGGTGAAGGCGATCACCGACAAGGTGCTGGACATGGCGAAGGCCGATGCCGTCGAGGTCGACTTCTCCGGCGGCGAGCGGGCGGCGACGCGGTACGCCAACTCCAGCATCACCGCGAACCTGATCGAGAACGACCAGCAGGTGTCGATCACGGTCTACCACGGCCAGAAGACCGCGACGACCATCACGCACCAGTTCGACGACGCGTCGCTGAAGACCGCGATCGCGCAGGCACAGGAACTGGCGAAGCGCAAGCCCGACAATCCCGAGGTGATGCCGCTCGTCAAGCCGCCGCAGGACTACGCGCCCGTCGAGGCGACGCTCGACAACGCCGTGAACTTCGGGCCGCGCGAGCGGGCCGAGATGGTGAAGAAGAGCATCGAGATCTGTGAGAAGAAGGGCGTGCTCGGCGCGGGCTACATTCCCAAGATGCACTGGACGGAGGCGACGGCGAACTCCGAGGGGCTCTTCGCCTACTACCGGTACGCCGACGCGAGCTTCATCCTGACCTGCCGCACGCCCGACGGCACGGGGTCTGGCTGGGCGGGCATCACCGGCATGAAGGACGTCTCGCAGATCGATGCCGCCCGGCTCACCGAGATCGCGTCGGACAAGGCGCTGACCTCGCAGAAGCCGCGGGCCATCGAGCCCGGCAGGTACACCGTGATCCTCGAGCCCAGGGCGGCCGCCCGGTTCCTGTCGCTCGCCACCGGTCAGGCGTTCAACGCCAGGGCCGCCGAAGAGGGCCGCAGCTTCATGAGCGGGAAGGATCGGGGGCAGACACGGCTCGGCGAGCAGGTCTTCGGCGAGAACGTCACGCTGCGCAGCGTCGTCAACCACCCCGTGCTGCGCCAGACGCCGGTGGGGCAGGACGGCCTCGCCGCGCGCGACGTCACCTGGATCGAGAAGGGGGTCGTGCGGAACCTGTACTACGACCGGTTCTGGGCGATGAAGCAGAGCAAGACGCCCACGGCCACGCCGCCCGGCCTCAGTCTCGTGATGGAGGGCGGGACGGCCTCGCTCGAGGAGATGATCAAGAACACCCGCCGCGGGCTCCTCGTGACGTTCTTCTGGTACATCCGGCCGGTGGAGATGATGACGCTGCTCTACACGGGCATGACGCGCGACGGCCTCTTCCTGATCGAGAACGGCGAAATCGCCGGCCCCGTGCAGAACTTCCGCTGGAACATGTCGCCGGCCGTGGGGCTGAACAACATCACGATGCTCGGGCGACCCGAGCCGATGCACATGGGCGAGGCCTACGACCAGCCGGGCACGGCGATGATCCCGGCCATGCGCATGGACGACTTCACGATGACCTCGATCTCCCCGGCGGTCTGA
- a CDS encoding TldD/PmbA family protein, producing MRHSRREFMKTLGAGAVVLGAPGWLARPQALVAPLDLRNPKYREWSELALGAAKGLGCSYADIRFTRNEQQAIVVRNGRLGSGGFASFGGFGGGDGAVVETYGFGVRVIHSGVWGFASSPIVTPDEIRRVTALAADVAKASALAKRFDVQLAPVPAYDDFWKGPCEVDPFDVPLEEKIAHLTEVSLAIQKQPNVLFGAAQAGFKREWKFLATSEGSFIEQLIYYTSCQCNATARHGSQVKTRFHSPSSASRGYEHLPNARLGDHAERVAAEAVEHAMAQPVGSGLKDLVLMPSHMQLTIHEIIAHPTELDRVVGYEANYAGTSFISLKDVGKLVYGSKLFNVVADRTFEGAMATVGYDDDGVKGQKWQIVKDGILVGLQTNRETAHYMGEKESRGCTFANHWRNYPFLRMPNIQMEPGPPGSPTVEQMIADVKDGVLVDGTGSFSIDQQRYNGQFGGNAFWEIKNGKKTRMVTDFSYNAITTDFWANLDAVGPPEAWEHHGMDGDAKGQPVQSNWPSHGSSPCLIRRVMVGTAFA from the coding sequence ATGAGACACAGTCGACGGGAGTTCATGAAGACGCTCGGCGCGGGCGCGGTCGTGCTGGGGGCGCCGGGGTGGCTCGCCCGCCCGCAGGCGCTCGTGGCGCCGCTCGACCTCCGCAACCCGAAGTACCGCGAGTGGAGCGAGCTGGCGCTCGGCGCGGCGAAGGGGCTCGGCTGCAGCTACGCCGACATCCGGTTCACCCGCAACGAGCAGCAGGCCATCGTCGTGCGCAACGGCCGGCTCGGCAGCGGGGGATTCGCCTCGTTCGGCGGTTTCGGCGGCGGCGACGGCGCCGTGGTCGAGACCTACGGCTTCGGCGTGCGCGTCATTCACAGCGGCGTGTGGGGCTTTGCGAGCAGCCCCATCGTCACGCCCGACGAGATCCGTCGGGTGACGGCGCTCGCTGCCGACGTCGCCAAGGCGAGCGCCCTGGCCAAGCGCTTCGACGTGCAGCTGGCCCCGGTGCCGGCCTACGACGACTTCTGGAAGGGCCCCTGCGAGGTCGACCCGTTCGACGTGCCGCTCGAGGAGAAGATCGCGCACCTCACGGAGGTGTCGCTGGCGATCCAGAAGCAGCCGAACGTGCTCTTCGGCGCGGCGCAGGCCGGCTTCAAGCGGGAGTGGAAGTTCCTCGCGACGAGCGAGGGCTCGTTCATCGAACAGCTGATCTACTACACGAGCTGTCAGTGCAACGCGACTGCGCGCCACGGCAGTCAGGTGAAGACACGCTTCCACAGCCCGAGCAGTGCGTCACGCGGCTACGAGCACCTGCCGAACGCGCGGCTCGGCGACCACGCCGAGCGGGTGGCGGCCGAGGCGGTGGAGCACGCGATGGCGCAGCCCGTCGGCAGCGGCCTCAAGGACCTCGTGCTCATGCCGTCGCACATGCAGCTGACCATTCACGAGATCATCGCGCACCCGACGGAGCTCGACCGCGTCGTGGGCTACGAGGCCAACTACGCCGGGACGAGCTTCATCTCCCTCAAGGACGTGGGCAAGCTGGTCTACGGGTCGAAGCTCTTCAACGTCGTCGCCGATCGAACGTTCGAGGGTGCGATGGCGACGGTTGGCTACGACGACGACGGAGTGAAAGGGCAGAAGTGGCAGATCGTCAAAGACGGCATTCTCGTCGGCCTGCAGACGAACCGCGAGACCGCGCACTACATGGGCGAGAAGGAGAGCCGCGGCTGCACCTTCGCGAACCACTGGCGCAACTATCCGTTCCTCCGGATGCCGAACATCCAGATGGAGCCGGGCCCGCCGGGATCGCCCACCGTCGAGCAGATGATCGCCGACGTGAAGGACGGCGTGCTCGTCGACGGCACCGGCAGCTTCAGCATCGACCAGCAGCGGTACAACGGACAGTTCGGCGGCAACGCGTTCTGGGAGATCAAGAACGGCAAGAAGACGCGGATGGTCACCGATTTCAGCTACAACGCCATCACGACCGACTTCTGGGCCAACCTCGACGCCGTGGGTCCGCCCGAGGCCTGGGAGCACCACGGCATGGACGGTGACGCCAAGGGGCAGCCGGTGCAGTCGAACTGGCCGTCGCACGGGTCGTCGCCGTGTCTGATTCGCAGGGTCATGGTCGGCACGGCCTTCGCCTGA